In the Deltaproteobacteria bacterium genome, GAGGGCGCGAGCCTGTCGGCGAGCCTGTCGGCAGGCCACGGGGGCCGCTCCGTCATACCGCCGGTGGTAGTCCATATGATAGGCATAGGCGAGAAGAGCGGCGAGCTCGGCCCGATGCTCGTCGCGGCGGCCGACACCTACGAAAAAGAGCTGGAGGCGGGCATAAAGGCCACCCTGGGAATGCTCGAGCCGCTCCTCATAGTCGTCATGGGGGTCGTCGTGGGATTCATAGTGCTGGCCATACTGCTGCCGCTCTTCGAGCTCAACCAGGTCGTGACCTGAGGCGGCGTGGGGCAGGCCGAAGGCTTTCCTTGAAAAAGGCTTCTCTCGAAGAAGCTTTCTCTTGAGAAAGGAGGTCTTATCGTGAGATGGGCGAGGGGTTCGGCGGGTGTGTCGGGATTCACCCTCATAGAGCTCATGGTGGTCATCGTAATCCTCGGCATCCTGGCCGCCGTCATAGCGCCGCGCATAGTGGGCAGGACCGACGAGGCCAAGGTCACGGAGGCGAAGGTGCAGATAAAGAACCTCGAGACGGCGCTCAAGCTCTACAAGCTCGACAACGGCGTCTATCCTTCGACCGAGCAGGGGCTCGACGCCCTGGTCGAGAAACCCACGGTCGGAGTCCTGCCGAAGAAATGGCGGGACGGGGGCTATCTCGAAAAGCGCAGGGTGCCGCTCGACCCCTGGGGCAACCCCTATGTCTACGTCTCTCCGGGGCTCCACGGCGACTACGACATCCTGAGCCTCGGGGCCGACGGCGTGCGGGGCGGCGAGGGCTACGACGCCGATATCGCAAGCTGGGAGATCGATTGAGCGGGCCGGGGCGGCGGATGACGCCGGGAGGTGAGCGGAGTGGGCGCAGGTCGTGACGGAGCCGCCGGGGCGCCTTGCGGGCGGTCCGGCTTCACGCTCATAGAGCTCATGGTGGTCGTGGCGCTTCTGGGCATAGTCCTCGCCGTAGTCGCCCCGCGCCTGGGGCTTGTCGAGGACGGCAGGATGAGGAGCACGGTCAGAAGGCTCACGGGCCTTGTGACCTATCTCGGCGACAGCGCCGAGACGAAGAAGCGCTACTACCGCCTCTGGTTCGACATCGACGGGGAGAGGGTGCGGGTGGAGGTCTCGCACGACGCCGTGGAGTTCGTTCCGGCCGCGGACGCTGCGCTGCGTCCCTTCGAACTCGAAGGGGCGGAGATCGTCGACGTGGTCGTCGCCGGTCTCGGCAAGGCGGCGGGCGGCGAGGTCTCCACGGTCTTCGCCCCCTACGGCGGGTCCCTGCCCTTCAAACTCCACGTGGAGGGCGCGGGCAGGGTCGTGACCATAGGCTACAATCCATACACCGCCCGCGTGGAGCTCTCCGAGGGGTACGTGTGACATGAGTCCTTCGGCGCCGCGTAGAGAAGGGGAGGGGGGTTTTACGCTCCTCGAGGTGATGATCGCCCTGGCCATCATGGCGGGCGTGGTCGTTACGCTGCTATCGAGCCTCAACTTCCACCTCGACGTCGCCTCGTCGAGGGCCGGCGTCTGTCTGGCCGCCATCATCGGCAGGGCGGCCGTCGAGGAGGCGGCGGTCACGGGGGCGTCCCTTGCGGGCGAGGGCGACTTCGGCCGGGCCTTCGAGGGCTACACCTGGAAAGGGACGGCCGAGAAGACGGAGCTCAAGGGCCTTGTGCGCCGCAGCTTCTCGGTGCGCAAGGACGGCGTGGAGGAGGTGCGCTTCCTCTTCTACACCTTCGAAGACGCGCGGTGAGGCGCGTTGATCCGCCGGGTGATGAGTGTGGCTGGAAGAGACCTTCCCGATGGAGTCGCCCCGGCCCTTCGCCGGAAGACTTCCGGTGTCCTCGGGGCTGCGCCGCTTCCGCCTGCGCCTGCCTGGCCGCCGCGGCCCGGGAGGGCGGGGGCGGCCGGAGCCGCGCTGTCAAGGAGAAAAGGCCCCTTCGGCGGGGCGGGCGGCCGGGGACGGCGCAGGCCCGGTGAAGGCGGTTTCACGCTCCTTGAGACGCTCATCGCCCTGGCGCTGACGGCCCTTGTGCTGACGGCGCTCTACGGGACCTTCTTCATCGCCGTGAGGGCCGGCGACGGGGCGGCCATGACCGGGCTCGACGCCTACCTGCAGGCCGGGCGCCTGACCGACCGCTTCTGCCGCGACGTGGCGTCGGCCGTCTTCAGACCCGCCGACGGCGCCACCTTCTTCACGGGCCGCAAAAGGGACGTTGCCTCGACCGTCTCCTTTACGACCTTCGGCTACCCCACTCCACTGAGCGCCGCGCCCGTGAGCGACCTCACCGCGGTGAGCTACTTCGTCGACGACGGGCCCGACGGCGCAAGCCTCTACCGCGAGGTCTGGAGCCCCTACGTGAAGAAGAAGTTCAGGGTCGAGATGGTGCGGGGCGTAAGGGCGTTCGAGGTGACTTTCTATAACGGCCTTGCGTGGTCGAAGGCCTGGGACGCCTCTCTCGAGAAGGCGCTGCCGCGGGCCGTCAAGATGCGCCTTGTGCTCGGGGACATGACGGAGGTGAGCGCCGTTGCGAGGACGAGGATCAGGTAGGGGAGGGCGCGCCGGCGCTGGGGGACGGCCGCCCATGGGCGGAGAGCGGGGGTTCGCCCTCGTCGTGGTGCTTCTCGTCACGGCCCTTCTCGTCTCCGTGGTCGTCGAGTTCGTGTACGCCGTGTACGTCTCTACGTCGATGGTGGCCAACTACCGCGACAGCCAGAGGGCGAGCGTGCTCGCCGCAACGGGCGTGGAGATGGCCCAGGCGGCCATAGAGATCCTCGACAGGACCGATCCCTACCGCGTCACGGGCGGCGGGGGCATCTACTACGCAAAGAGCGACGAGGACACCGTGCTCGAGCTCCGGATAACGGACGAGTCGTCCAGGGTATCGCTAGCCGTGGTCTATCCGGCCACTGGGGCGGTCAACAACAGAGTCCACGACGTCTACTCGCGCCTTCTCTCCATACTCGGCCGGGACCCGGAGCTCGTGGAGACGCTGGCCGACTGGATAGACGTGGACGACGAGCCGAGGCTCTCCGGCGCGGAGACCTACGACTACTACGCAACGCTGCCCGACCCCTACAGGCCGCGCAACGCCATGCCCGTGAGCGTCGACGAGCTTTACATGATAAAGGGCTATACGCCCGAGGTCGTGAGGACGATAAAGCCCTTCGTCACGGTCTACGGCGACGGTCTCGTCAACATCAACCGGGCCGGCAAGGAGGTGCTGATGGCGCTCTCCGGGGATATGGACGAGTCGCTCGCCGAGAGGATAATCGAGTACAGGGCCTCCACTCCGTTCAGGGACCGCGCCGACGTGATGAAGGTGCCGGGGTTCGAGACCATAGGGTTTTCCCTGCAGGACAGGATAAAGGTCAGGGGCGATACCTTCCGGGTCTTCTCGCGGGCCACGGCCGGCGACGCCGTGCGCGAGGTGGAGGCGGTGATAAGGCTCGGCGGCGGCGTGCTCTACTGGAGGGAGGGCTGATGTCCTATTCCGTCATAGTGGAGTTCGCCGCCGACGCGGTGAGGGCCGGCGTATACGGGGGCAGGAGGATGGAGGAGCTGGCCTTCTACGCCGAGCCCATGGAGCGGACGGCGGGACGGCCCGTCTTCGAGGCCGCGGCCGCGCCGCTTCACGCCGTGGCCCGTGCCATGGCCGCCGACGGCTACGGCCGTCCCCAGCGCCTCTATTTCGCCCTCTCCCCATGGGAGATCACGCTCAGGATCGTGACCGTGCCCTTTGAGGAGAGGAGGAAGATACTGGAGGTGCTCCCCTTCGAGCTCGAGGGGCTGCTCCTCCACGAGCCGGCCGACTACGTCTTCGACGCCGTGGCGCTCGGGGACGGGAGGGTGATGGTGGCGGCCGTGGAGAAGACGGTGCTCGCCGGATGTCTCGACGTGCTCTCGGCCGAGGGCTTCGACCCGTGCCGGGTCGGCACACCGCTCTTCTTCCTCGACGCGCTCCTTGAGGGGGTGGAGGAGGAGACTGGCGCTCCCGTGCTCCTCACCCCCTTCGGCCTTGCCGCCTATGCCGGGGGCCGTCCCCTATTCTACAAGCCCGTAAGGCGCATGGAGGACATAGAGCTCGCCATGGAGTGGCTCCGGCGGGAGGGGGCGGCCGTCGACGGCTTCTACGCGGCGGCCATGGATGTGGCCGCCCTCTCCCGCGCCTTTGCCGGCGCCGCCTTCAGGGAGCTCGCCCTCGCGGCGGCGCCGTCGGAGGAGAAGCTCGCCCTGTACGCCATGAGCCGTTCCATCGCCTCCGGCCGCCCCTGGCCCGTCGATTTCCGCAGGGGCGAGTTCGCCTACACCCGCGAGCGGCTCGCCGCCGTGCGCAGGCTCAAGGTCACGGCCTTTCTCGTGCTCTGTCTGCTCGGCCTCGGCGCGGGCGACGTATACCTGCGCTACATGACCCTCTCCAGGGAGTACGAGGTCGCCAGCCGCACGCTCCGCGAGGCGTACCGCCGCGTCTTTCCCTCGGATACGCGCATAGTGGACGAGCTGTACCAGATGGAGAGCAGCCTCAAGACGCTGCGCGACGAAGCGGCCGTGCTCGGCGGGCCGCGGATGCTCGACGTGCTTGCCGCCCTCGCCCGCGCCGGTTCGTCCCGCGGCCTCGACGTGCGCTTCACCGAGGTGCGGGCCTCGGGGCCGAGGGTCGTCGTCGTGGGCGAGGCCGCAAGCTTCGAGGGCGCCGGCGCGCTCAAGGAGGCGCTCCTGCGCGAAGAGCTCTTCTCCGACGTGCTGCTCACCGAGGTGAAGGGCAAGACGAGCGGCAAGACGGGCTTCAGTCTCGCCGTAACGCTCCGGAGGGAGTAGCTGTGGACCCGGCGGCCTATCTCTCGTACATAAAGGACCTCGACAGGCGCACCGTATACGGGGTGGCGGCCGCGGCTGCCCTCCTCGCCGCCCTTGTGTGGGGAGTGTTCGCCGTCCGCGACGCCTTCGATGGCCTCTCGCGCTCGCTTAAGGCCAAGCGCGCCGCCATCGAGCGCTTCACCGACCTCAGCGACGAGTACCTCAGGCTCCGCGCCGCGACCGAGGTGAACGCCAGAAGGGCCGCCGCCCCCAGAGGGGACGTATCGCTCGTGGCCGTCATGGAAGAGGTGGCGGGCAGGTGCGGCCTCCGGGAGCGCATGACCTCCATAAAGCCCCTTGAAGAGAGGACCCTCAACGGTTATATTGAAAGGGCCGTGGAGGCGAGCTTCGAGGGAGTGGACATGAACGAAACGGTCAACCTCCTCTTCAAGCTCGAGAGGCACAGGCTGCTGCTCATGGTAAGGGAGTTCTCCATGAAGAGCCGCTTCAAGGACCCTGAAACGCTCGACCTGAAACTCAAGGTCGTGCACGTTGCCAGGGCCGGAGGGTGACTCCGCCATGCACGCGACCTCAGAAGACCCTGACCGGCCGCTCTGGGGGAAACTTTCTGTAGAAGGGCCATAGGCCCGCGTTTCCCCCTGCCCCATCGTATGTTATTCTGATCTTCGGCTGTACCGGGGGTTCGGTCCGCGCCGGGCGGGATTTTTTTACGCCCTTGCGGCCCGGACCCCGCGGAGACCGCCACCTTGGGGGAGGGGGGACGGCGGGCGCGGCTAAGAAACCCCCCTCAGCGAACGTGAGAGAGGATGCGGCTCGAAGAGCAAATAAAAAGGTTTTCCCGCGGGGCGATGAGTCGAGGTCTCCTGGAGCAGTCTTGAAGGTATGGTGAGGGAAGGGAAGTTGAAGAAGGTTGTGGGGACGCTCCTTGCGCTTTTCGGCCTGGTCGCGCTCCTTGCGGGCTGCGAGGATACGGAGCCTCCGGGGCCGAAGCTGCCAGCGGGCTTCAAAGTCAGCGAGGTCGTCAAGAGGCTCAAGAACTGCACGGCCATGGCCTTCGCCCCCGACGGCACGCTCTTCGTCGTCGAGAAGGCTACGGGCAGGGTCATGAAGGTGAGCGAGGGCGGGGCCCGGCAGTGGACCAAGCTCGTCGTCGACCACAGTGGCGGGCGCGGTCTTCTCGGCGTGGCCGTGGACCCCGACTACGGGCGCAACGGTTACGTCTACCTCTACTATTCCGTGCCCGTGAGCATGGAGAACCGGGTCGTGCGCGTGAAGGACGTGGGCGGCGCGGGCGGCGAGCCGGAACTGGTGCTCTCCATAAAGGGTTTCGCCACGGCGGAGCACAACGGCGGCAAGATGGCCTTCGGTCCCGACGGCCGCCTCTATCTCGCCGTCGGCGACGGCGGCAGGATCGACCTCTCGCAGGACGAGAACAGCCTCTTCGGCAAGGTCCTGACTATCGACGTGCGCGGGCCGCTCCCCGTGGACGCCTCCCGGCCGCGCGCTCTCGTCTACTCCAAGGGCTTCACCAACATAAGCGCCATCGCCTGGAACCCGGTCAACGGCCGGCTCTACATAACCGAGGACAACCCCGTCGGCAGCGACAGGGTCGACATAGCGAGAAAGCTCGGCGAAGACTTCTTCCGCGACAGCAAGGGCTTCAAGGACCTCTCCGACATCGGCAAGCCGGTGCTCGACTTCGGCCGCCGCTCCTCGGCCCCCTCGGGCATAGCCTTCTATCCGCCGGGCGGCCCCTTTCCCGGGGAGTACCACGGCAACCTCTTCCTCGTGGACGCCTACTTCGGCCGGGTCTACAGGATCGTACTCTCCGGCAAGCAGCTCAACAAGGTGCGCGACGACGACTTCACCGTCTGGATACCGGGCGCCTTCGCCAGGACCTCCTTCAAGGACATAGCGGTCGGTCCCGACGGGGCCCTCTACATGCTCGGTCCTTCCAAGGTGGTGCGCCTCGCCTACGAGCCCTGAGCCGCCGGGGCGCGGCGGCGTCCCCCCACACCTCAAGCCCCTCTCTCCGGCCCGGCCCTCCACATGCCGCAGCCGCAACGCTCTCACTCTTCCTCACTTAACGGCCCCTCGCTGTGGGGCCGCAAAGGCGCAGAAAGATTCCGCCCGGCGCGGGCCGACAGCCAGGGGCCGTCTCCTCGCGGCGCGGCGGCGCGGTCTGCAAAAAAAAGACAGGCTGCGGCGAAAAAGTTCTTGACGCGATTTTATGAATATGATACTCATTTTCATATTCATGGCCGACGGGAGGTGATCGTCTTGATCGAAGAGACCTGCGGGGGCTCCGCCAGGCGGGAGAAGCGGTGCCTGTGCGGCAGCCTGGCGGCGGTCTTCACCGCCGAGGGCGTCGAGCTCAA is a window encoding:
- a CDS encoding type II secretion system protein GspF — encoded protein: EGASLSASLSAGHGGRSVIPPVVVHMIGIGEKSGELGPMLVAAADTYEKELEAGIKATLGMLEPLLIVVMGVVVGFIVLAILLPLFELNQVVT
- the gspG gene encoding type II secretion system protein GspG, giving the protein MVVIVILGILAAVIAPRIVGRTDEAKVTEAKVQIKNLETALKLYKLDNGVYPSTEQGLDALVEKPTVGVLPKKWRDGGYLEKRRVPLDPWGNPYVYVSPGLHGDYDILSLGADGVRGGEGYDADIASWEID
- a CDS encoding prepilin-type N-terminal cleavage/methylation domain-containing protein encodes the protein MSGVGAGRDGAAGAPCGRSGFTLIELMVVVALLGIVLAVVAPRLGLVEDGRMRSTVRRLTGLVTYLGDSAETKKRYYRLWFDIDGERVRVEVSHDAVEFVPAADAALRPFELEGAEIVDVVVAGLGKAAGGEVSTVFAPYGGSLPFKLHVEGAGRVVTIGYNPYTARVELSEGYV
- a CDS encoding prepilin-type N-terminal cleavage/methylation domain-containing protein, with product MSPSAPRREGEGGFTLLEVMIALAIMAGVVVTLLSSLNFHLDVASSRAGVCLAAIIGRAAVEEAAVTGASLAGEGDFGRAFEGYTWKGTAEKTELKGLVRRSFSVRKDGVEEVRFLFYTFEDAR
- a CDS encoding prepilin-type N-terminal cleavage/methylation domain-containing protein, yielding MSVAGRDLPDGVAPALRRKTSGVLGAAPLPPAPAWPPRPGRAGAAGAALSRRKGPFGGAGGRGRRRPGEGGFTLLETLIALALTALVLTALYGTFFIAVRAGDGAAMTGLDAYLQAGRLTDRFCRDVASAVFRPADGATFFTGRKRDVASTVSFTTFGYPTPLSAAPVSDLTAVSYFVDDGPDGASLYREVWSPYVKKKFRVEMVRGVRAFEVTFYNGLAWSKAWDASLEKALPRAVKMRLVLGDMTEVSAVARTRIR
- a CDS encoding general secretion pathway protein GspK encodes the protein MGGERGFALVVVLLVTALLVSVVVEFVYAVYVSTSMVANYRDSQRASVLAATGVEMAQAAIEILDRTDPYRVTGGGGIYYAKSDEDTVLELRITDESSRVSLAVVYPATGAVNNRVHDVYSRLLSILGRDPELVETLADWIDVDDEPRLSGAETYDYYATLPDPYRPRNAMPVSVDELYMIKGYTPEVVRTIKPFVTVYGDGLVNINRAGKEVLMALSGDMDESLAERIIEYRASTPFRDRADVMKVPGFETIGFSLQDRIKVRGDTFRVFSRATAGDAVREVEAVIRLGGGVLYWREG